The following DNA comes from Thunnus thynnus chromosome 3, fThuThy2.1, whole genome shotgun sequence.
ATAAACCATATCAGTGGTATGTGTAGATCACCTCTGCTGCTAAGCTCTATTGACTTCTGTGgagtgattttattttattctgttcatACATGTGTACTGGTGAGGTCGAAGCCTCCTGTTATACTGTGAAAGggcattttgttgttttatggaGAATCTCTGTGGAGATTTTCCCACTTCACAAATGCCAGGAGtgctttgcttttcatttttaatcacacATTTCTTCCGTCCTCTCACATCATTTTGGGAACATTTACAGGAATCACATCTAGACGATGGTGTCTGGCTCTGcgtccctccaccagtccaccagatacACTTAGACTGAGCGGCAGTAACGCTTCACACTGATCCTCATAGAAACTTtgcaaaaatgaattgaaactcagagcaacagaaacagaaataactCTTTCAGTCCTATTCTTGTCACACCACTCTACTTGACAAAACTTCATGTTTACATCAAGATCAATGTATGTTTGAGTTCTTTGGTTGGTATGTAATGCTGaagtttatttgctgtgtttgttaAGTGTGATTTGTGTATTTGAGTTACATTCATGTGTATGCTGGGTGtccctgtgtttttccttccGTGTTCCCGCcgttttccctccacacctgccctgcatcagtctcgttagccctgccctgctccctgtgtcttcctcagccaatcagctcccagcctgctcgtgtcttgccacctgttctttgttgtttcattagttcagtttgtatttaagttctggttttcaCTTCGGTCTTGTTGGGTCATCTGTTCCGTATTGTTTTGCCTGCATTATCATGAATAAAGCCTTTGGGTCCATCTCCTGTTACTCAGTTTGCTGCTCTACTCATTTATAATGAGAGTTAACGTGTTATAATGAGATAATGTTTCTCATAATAATGAGAATGAGTTCTTGCAAATATttgatgttgctgctgctgaaatggATGCACATGAACGCTTGAAGGACTTGAAGTCTTACTTTCTTTTAACACATAAATGAAATTCTACTCTTACAAAGCGACCTGGATGGAGTTGTTATCAGCATGTGGACACTCTGAAGGATGTTTTCCATTCTGCGTCTCATATTGGAGAAAGAACCAAAGTGACACTCTAGATGGGTTTCTGAAAGCCGATGGGATGTCTGTCACAGTACAAGCACTTACTATTATGAGAAAACTTTATCATTATAATGGAAGAGGTATGCTTGTTATAGCATATAGGCATATTTTTACATAGAGTGGCAGTTCTGCACTGCTGAAGGTAGTAACAGAAGACGGCACAGGTCTCAAACTCACTGTCAAGCACTGAACCAACATTATTAATAACAGTGGTGTGTTTAATATATTAAGTGGACTACAAATACAACACAGAGCCTTTATTGTGGTCAACTGAAGCTGCATttttataatgttaaaagttctttgttttaaatttcCTTCTTTTGTCACTGACATCTTTGTTCCACTTACATGAGTCACAGCATCGTATCACTGCAACAAACAACTCTTTAAATGAGCAGTTACAGTCgtgcattcagtttttattttaaacccTCGCTGTGCGTGTGGCAGCTCACAACAGAGAGGAAGTTTcccgttttgtttttttttttttttttttttttttttttatagcgtGCTTACCTTCCAGTGCTGACCCAAATTACTTATAATACATTGTGACTACATACACAGCGGGGTCCAAAACTCTGAGACCACATGGAAAATctcaaatattttcatgtaaaccTGGAAATGATCAGAAAGTCTGAGGtttcagaaacattaaaaaacacaagaagttgacatgtaaaatgaagaatATTTAAGATTCTGCACTATTTTCAGTAACaaggaaaaaacaacttaaatatTTTGCTTAAACAACCATTTAATCTTCTCAACTTcagacttttttctttcttattagaGACTATAGAAACCAGTTTCAGATGATGATTTATGAGCAGTAACTTGGGAATGTAAGAGTCTACTGCTCAGTTTAGACCAACAGGACCATGAGCTCCAGcagatttactgtatttttaagatCAAGCAGGAGATGATGGACAGAGTTGGTGCATATGTGATGCGTCAcgagagaaaacacaaagaccAACTAGCACTGATAGCTACCACGCATGCAAATACAAGTGGCTGAGATTGTGACCTCCAACTTTTCCTCATTGGAATTTCCACTGTCACCAGTGGTAAACTGTATCACTATGGTAACATGATAACCATGATCTGACCCATTATAGCTACAGATAGCCATATATAGCCTGCCAGAGGACTACACAGTTAAATCAGTGGCAGGTGTGATCACATTATCTCTGAAAAAGGTAGAATATACTGGTCTGCTGCACTACTGTTCTGTGTAACAGCATAACAAATAAATGACTTTACATTGTGTaaatagagacagacagaatggCAAAGTTTACAGTCTGCTGATGCTTTTACTGCTACAGCTGTTGACCAGCTGTTTACCTGCATCCAGAACATCCTGAGTCTGGCAGGACCACtaaataaatatcattttaagAAAACAGCATCTGTCAACTTGAGAAATGTCTCTGCACTCCTGAAAAAATAAGGATAATGTCGAACCACATAATACGAGCAGCAGATGAAAAGAATAATTCTATAAAATTTCTATGCACATACGTTCTTACCACTGTCTCATAATTCCACTGTATACATATTGTATACTGGCAATAATTGAATGTTATccttttgtatgtttgtgtaaatatatttttgtggaaagtgttttatgtgattcaaactcagaaaaaaaaagattttggtCATAAATTGCTCACCATATAAATTCATATTCAGCGTGctgaaaagcatcaaatcagaTTCACAGTGTAAGCTACAGGAGGTCACActaattttagtcattttagaACATGTGTTAAGTATGATGTAAAGCCTGGAGGAGCTTTACATGTTTAtcaaaatgacagtaaaatacACACGTATAATAAGTGAGTTTATTGTTTAATCACTGGTGTGAGCTGGagttaaaggaaaggttcacaattattcaagtgtgtcttaaaccaacagtcaggagctcaaatgaacatatgaacagttttttcttgctgtgttcATTCCTGCTGCTCATACCGACCATCAGAAGATCTCGTCATGATGcatttacaatggaagtgatgggtccaaaatccacagtcctcattttgagcaaaaatgtattttaaagtttatctaaagataatatgaagcttgaAACCATCTGAGTTTGTTAAATAAGGTGGaaatcttccacagttacagtattttcattacAAGTGCTTTTCTGTTCCGCTGTAGTTGAAGGAtcataaagagggaatttggcactaaagagacagtaactttgaaagatgctaaattgatttgtctaatttggacagctgaagcttcatattagcttcaaataaacttttaaatcattttttgtaCAGAATTTGGGCtgccagcatgaacaggaggaatgattacagcaagaaaaacatgtgtcagtgttcactGGGGAACttgactattgttttatttaaaaaagtagtTATGCCAAGCAGACATAAGAATAAAGGCTAACTGCTTTATAAAGGGACAATATCTTACTTTCCTCTTGATGttataaaactaaaatatgcTCTCATGTCTCTTTTATCCGCAGACTCCCATCAATTCTTTATCCAACATTGTCTCATGAGTGGATTGTCTCAATTACAGCCGTAAACAAACTCAGATGGCAGGCgacacacactgtatatttcCATCTGGTCCCTGAGAAACGTCCACCTGCCAGGCTTTCCCAATTCCGCCGGATGTATCCGCTTGGCAATACAACACCACTAATTACACTGATCCTCGTCTAGGCCTTGAAATTCCCTTCTTGCCTGAGAGAATATTTCTGGGACAAGCCCAAACTTTTTCTCTCTTGATGTCCACAGCCCATCTGTTGTTGTTCTAGAGAGCTTTTATAGGCTTTATTGCTAAATACTCTCTCTTTTATCCCGTCTTTAGAGCCCGTTATGTCTTTGAGTCAAGTATCATTAGATTAATTTTGAATTGATGACCTACTTTCAAATGTATGCGATTGTGCTGCCTCTGTGATTCCCTCACATTCCTCACTGGAGGTTTTCATGTTAGTTTATCTTGTACAGATgatgtttttcactttattgacacacttccacaatcCAGGATGACTCATATGAGAAAGTACCGCTAACTACTGCGTCTTCACTGCCATATATCCATGACTTCCCAGTctgctctctgtcactctccCTGAGGTCGGTGTGTTGTGGTTCTGACAATAACATTAGtggacagacaaacaaactccGCCAGATCTCTGCAACTTGTGGCCAGTAACCTGTGGTCGGCTAACTAGACCGCAGACGGGCTCACACTCGCgtaaacagacaaaacataacatacacGGAGAAAGAATTGAggacacatgacacacacacgcacactttgTATTGTTTCCTTTGTGCTGGAGGGAAGACATTATGGGAAAAGACAGTCAAGTTCATTCActttatattcagttttttattccgtttataaaatatgaattaattgACATTTGTTCATCCGGTCTTAGAGCTCTGTTTTGGCCTCTGCTCCTGCCTGTTTCACCTCCTGAAAGATGGAAGAGATGAGTGTGACGAGTGTGATACAGCAGCAGATATGTGAAAGACAGGGAACGATAAGCTAGTCTCTACCTCAAggtatttatttaacattttctgttttcacagatATGATCAAATCTGCTGTAAAATGGAAAGCTTGAAGGAGGAAACTTTATCCGTTtcaacatttgcacattttgaGATGTTCAATTTATTTACGTTCTGCTTCATTTCTATAATAATCAGAAAAATATagtattttcaaaatgttctgtaataaatgcagaagaagaacaaggacAGACACAGAATTTCTAAACCATATTTATCAGGTACACAAAggttatttatatttattcataatcaGCTCATTCAGTTCTTTGGGAAATTATGGTTGCGCCTGAAGCAAATGTACTGATGTAATGTATCTGCAGCATCAAGAGGGTagaactgttttataaatctggtGAGTTTGGTGATTTTGACAGTGGGTGATTGTGTGGAAGCTGTGGTGTATCAGGAGCttaatgataaaagaaaaactcatCTACATGAGAAGCAGCTGTGACGGAGCTTGAAGGAGGCTTTTTTTAAGAAGTATGACATCATCTTATcatcatgtttctttcagtgAATCCTTTTCTTGTTTACAGTATCTGACTAAAATCAAAGAGTTTGGCTGAGATTGCATCGTGTCATTTCAAACGGAGAGGACTGTTTCCATTTGAATTCAAGTGGAAATTCTGCatctaatataatataatcagaTTTCAATCTTTTTTTAGTGCAGCTGTTTAGTAATGTCCTCGCAATAAACTAGTCGCTCTGTCTGGCTGTAAGGCCTCAGACACTGTCACACCCAGCGGGAGCTCTGTGTGTGGTGTAACAGAGCAAATTAGTGCACATAGTGAGGTTTCCTGTCTTTCGTGTGGCACAGTGACGACAAGAAGTGCTTTTGCTCTTGGTGTCCATTGCCGGTGTGGCTCAGCTTCACTGTCCTTTCTGCCAGTTTCTCAAACATTACAAGTGGAACAGagtgttcctgtttttgtttttattataccatttcttgttttttttgtagttaATTGTTGTGCTGCTTATTTTAAGCTGATTTATGGAAGGGCGCTCAACACTTTTTATAAGTGTCGCTCGACAGAAATGGCgcatttttgacagaaaaaaagtgttgctcAACATTTTCCTTTCATATCGTGCACCTGGAGAATTTAGTTATGTCATAGACACTCATATTTTGTTGTGCAATGTGATTGGGTAGTGTTACCTACGTCGCCATGGAGATCGTAGTTTCCACTCAACTTCCTTATTAatattttggtctgtaacttTAGATAACTTGTAATGTCCTTGTTTAATTAGTTCTGGTTGGGATGATATGATGTAACTACACAAGCTGGCTGGAGGATAACatggttaccatggagatgaTTAAAACCTTTCATCGAagtaaaattgaaaatgttgtgtaggtctttcatttctgttgagCGACCCGCCATAAATTAGCCTTTACACTACACTACATGTTAAGAGAAACTGCTGACAGGTCGGTTACGTTAGTAGCAGCTAATAGTCTCAAACAGAGATGAGTTCAGCTTACAGAGGTTTAGTAAGTTTACTTCTTTCTAGCTACACaacccagtttttttttttttttacattttcaaacttggTTTTCAACCCCAACCAACATCTTTttttgaggcaatttatcagattttgtgCGTCtcctggagccacaaaaggctttatacaagTTTTTAGCGCATATGCAGTAGCGTTCCTCAACACCTGTAAAccaatgtgtaaaatcagtagagttcccctttaaaggtTCTCACCTTCAGTTCCCCTCGCAGGAAGGACTGGCAGAACTCTCGTACTCGCTCGGCAGAAATCTCTCCTTCTGGAAGGAGCCACTTCATGTCGGAGGCACTGTCGTAGATGCCAACTCGTGGGAGGTCCTTCGACTTGAGGCCGAAGTAGCCCAGTGACTTAAAGTTGGACTTCACTGCTCCATTGATCAGCACAAACAAGAACTGCAGAGCAGAGTCAGTTCATTTGTTAGATTGTTGTCTGATTGTTTCAGCCTACTGTGCCACATACTTAAACACTTTTTTACTCAGTAAATTAGTCTGATGAATACTCACCTTGCCTGTGAACTCTGGGGCCAGAGCTGCCAGTTGCTCCTTGAGGTCAGTATATTCTTTACTCCCCCTGTTAGCAAAAAGCAGGAGGTGTGACTTCACCTCTGAACTGAACAGGCCCACTGCTGTCTGGGGAGggagaaatcaaataaaaatcaatcaataaaaaagaaacaaagattaGACAGactgttaaacattttaatgattatAATGCAGAGGTGGACCTACCACTTGGTTGTATTCTGTCAAGTATCGGACCTCGTTGATTGTGATAAAGTTCACAAGACCTTCAGATTCTAACTTCTTGGCCTCGGCAAGTACAAGGTTCTCCTGGTGGTTATCTGCCTGgatcacatcacaccatcatcaTACGACTGATTGAACTCATCACATTTATCATTGTGAAAGACGGCTCATGATGTAAAACCGATGCACAGTCATTAAGGTGTAAAATACCTTTCTGAAGATTGTGATGGTGTCTGAGTCGACGCTGTAGTCAGCCCACACCTCTTTCTCAGTGCAAATGGCTACAGGGACTGAGTCGACTACTTTCGCAGCTGCCACAATTTCCTTATAGCCATGACTCTCCTCTCCCTGAAATATAAAAGGGAAAGACAcatatttgtccttttttaaatgtctttttctttcattaataCATTATGTTGTACTGAGCatatcttttgtcttttttcttagAATTTGTGAATTATTAGACCTATACTGTGCCAATAaggcacattttaaaaagagggGGACGTATGCTTTCATACATGGGTCGGATTAAACATCTGTGCCAGGCGGGCACTTataagacccccccccccccatgcaCTGATGTGGTGGAAAGTTACTAAGTACACTCACTCAAGCACTGTACTGTCGTTTGCACTCACATACTGTACGTCACTTTTATGCTACTTTaaaccacatttcagagggaaatgttgtactttttactaCACAACATGTATTCCACAGCTATAATTACTTGCTTGCAGattatgatgtgttttacataaaactgACCAAAAGCATATAAAGTAAGTAAAATTATAACTAGACCAGCTGTAATGTTAAAATACAGCTTACATGTTAATCAATCTGAAATAATAATCAAGTTACATAACTTTAAAATATAAGAATGACCTGAGCTCTTCTGCTGTTCATTTTGTTGATATTTACAAACTTTtagttaaatacatttttgaatagaagactttcacttgtaatgaagcatttttatattatgttattactactttttactttttcacttaACTTAATACATCCTCCACCGCTGCACATAATAACCactatatatgttttataaatgGGCTTTTTATTCAGAACCATCtggaatttgatttttttttttgatgcaaTACTTTACCCGTGGAGGTTAGTGTTAGGAATaggagtgtgttttttttgttttgttttttgatgttttcttcatctcAACAAgaattttttctctctctcaaagaCCACCAGCGGGTGTGGGGGACACCAAACAACTCTCCTGTTAATTCTCTcttcaaagcaaaaaaaaaataataataaaaagaaaatggaatGAAGGTGGCAGAAAGAGAGCAAGTGatagagaaacaaacacactgggAGGAGAGATGAGACTGACCTAGAAGATGGTAAATCACGGTTATTTCTGAGACAGTATTGCGTACACTCTGGCGATCCATGTTATCATTTTGCAGCCTGTAATATGTGCTCATTCACCGTGAGTCACTGCACAAATATTTTGGTCTTCCTTTGCCTTCAGCATCACGGACCAACTACTTTGTTATCCTCATGtgctcttcttttctctcttgcacGCTCCTCTCATGAaccctctctctgcctttgcACTTGTTTATGAGAAGGTCAATTGAGCCAATCCCACAAGACTTCAGATACGTATGTATTTCCTGTCCAGTAGCCTGCCATCTTCCCTGGCACACAGATTCTGGCCAAAGGGCTCGCCTCTGTGGGACAGACAGCCAGCCAGCCACCCTTTGTCCTCACAGCACCAGCGCTGCCAAAGGTGTGGCCACAGGAAATATATCTTTCTTTGAAATCTATTCATGACAGTATCGCCAAGACGGGTGCAaacaaatgcagtatttttGGCGATCTCACCGTCTCACCCTTTGCTAATTTGTCTGGTTATGTCTGGTTTGTCACATGCATGTTAGCATAATAAAATAAGCCACAAAAAAGTCTATGTGGGTTTGTTTTTAAGATGacttgtttctttgtgtgaccTCATTTCCTTTTGTCTGACCTCCAGGAATGCGATGACCACCACTTCAGCAGAGTCAATGAAGGCCTCAGCAGCGTTGGTGTCAGTCAGCCTGGGAAGGGCACCGTCTgtgaaagaaagacacagaatTACACAAAAatagtaaatggactgcattaaTATAATGCTTTTCTATCTTAAAAGACAAAGGCGAGGCGCTGGGCTGACCATCAACAGAAACTATGTGTAATGCTCAAGGTCACTTCGACATATGGACAGGAGGAGTAAAGGAATCAAATCACCAACCCTACAGTTAGTGGGGAAGCCGCTCTACCTGCTGAGCCACAGTCACGCACTACTTGACACATAATTCTACATAGTTTGCAGTCGTGTCATTGTCATAACAATACTAAGAGTCTACAGGCATgcttgcagctctgtgaggctatactTAGACTCACAGCGGTGGTTTGAGCTGAAAACgctaaaatgctaaatgtttgtaatgtttaccatgttcaccattttagtccagcatgctaacatttctATTTAGCACTAAAAAAAAGTACAGCTAAGGCTGATAGGAATGTCATGAGTTTtacaaaccaaagtattggacaactTCAAATACCGACCTGATGACGGCACCATATGAAAAGATAAGTCGCCAAAGTTatcacaattcatcctgagcGGGACGTGAATGTCtacacaaaatttcatggcaatatatATTCAATAGTTGTAGAGATctttcaaaaccacaaatgtgaacgtCATGGTGAGCAGATCACCAGAGGATTCCTCatctgaggaccatgaatgcTTGAACAAAGTTGACATGAGAAtgcatccagtagttgttgaaatatttcagtctggaccaaagtggcgGTCTGGCGGACACGTTGCCATCCCTAAAAACTGTATATTAGTAGATCAGTGTTGCAACACTTCATattgagagcagagagaggagcaCTAGATTACAAAATATGTATATAGATttattatacatatacatgttATGCATATAGATgatatttaaatcaatttacCTGTCTCTGTGGCAAAGACAGAAGACACCAGGAGGGAGAAACACAGAGTGAGCAGCATGTTTCGACTTCACAGGCCGGCAGATAAACCAAAGGAAAAACCAAAAAGACCAGACAAGCTGCTTGAGTCTGTATAAAGAGTCGTGTCAGCTCTCTGACGGTCGCCACATGGCAGCTGGAGGTGGGTTGTGATTGGAGGCTTCATGGGAACCAGCCAGGTGTTCTTGATAAGTTGGGGTGCTGGGACATTGGAGTACGTGTCGCTGTAGGACAGgggacaggtgtgtgtgtgggcctgtGCTATTGCAGAACGGGTCAATGATACAGTGAATTTCTTTGACTTTTGCTTTTCTGCATCCTGCGTGTCCACACATCACTCACCTTGTGTCTTGTTAGTAGCATCTTCTCAACAACTTTgctcttaaaatgttttgtgctgCAATGTGTTACATAAATTTGTTGTGCGTAGGAGGCTCAGTTGGGTAACAGTCATGCGTTATCCCCGGGCTGCAAATAACCAGTAAGGAGACGTGTGACCAGTGAAGAATGGGAGATTAACCAGGCTGCATTTTGGTGTGTTCACCACATGAGGGACACAAGTCCTACTCAGTTTATTCATCATGCAGCCACACTTAGTTAAGTATTTTAATTATAGTAGGAGAATATGTGATGTTTGGAATTACAGCAGGTAtttgaagacaaaataaaatctgcattttttgggggggaataACAGGTATGTATTTCAATGACTGTAAACAAATATATCTGAAGAATTTACACTAAACATCTCTTGATAGAAGGAAAATCAAACTGTTATGAGAACAAGATTTAATCAGCTGTATAAGTGAAGGTGACCTCAGTCATCATGAAATGTCACCATGAACTccatgttatgttgtttttatatcatgTGAGCAGTCACCAGTTATATATCCAGAGTAGTGTTAGACAGGAAGTGCACACAGCAAATGTCTTCATGCAAAAAGATACTATAAGTGTTAAATTAGTGTCAGTGCCTTTTAATGATCACCATCATGCCAGAGAAGAGCTTATTAcagatatttaaatgtaataaaatcaaatattttgagTCAAGAAACAATACATAAAAAGTTTGTTCCAATAATTAgttaacagagaaaaacatcagtaaCCATCAGACACACGCGCTGTCCTTAATGTCCTTAATGTTGACcctaaaacaacaaactaaaagtCACTGATTTGCAGTTTTAATCAGTAACACCAATAATTacaataaactcaaaaaaaatgttttatatcaaGTCTGATGTTTTACTCagagtttaaacatttttcccTCTTAAAAGGAAATGTGCTAAAAACTGCATGCAAGTTACACTTTGGTCGAccacagagcagaaaaacaagccGCATGCACTAAAATACAATGACCTCGTAAGGACAAGACGGTAGCAACAGCTGTGGTCTGAACCCTGTAAACTTTCTCCTCGTGTGACTGTGTGGGTTTGCATAAAGTAAATCCAAACACTTCTCATATACACGTGTAAAACCTTTGTATGAAAAACAGGTTATTGTTATAAAAGCTGCACATCTGTTTGTGTCGAGCACAAAGTGTCTCTTAAAACTGTCTGTAGTTGAACGTCCTGATGTGGTCAGTGAGATCTGGTCTGTGAGGCAACAAGTGCCATAATatgtaaaacatattaaagacatacagtaaacaaaatatcaataagTTTTTCTGTccatgaggagagaggaaatgggACATAACTGTATGAATATAGAAACAAGTAGAAATCAAACAATAGTGATGATATACATTATTGTAAACAAATTTAAATCTGTTACCTGGCTAACAGCGTTGGTGTATATTATGACGACGTGGGCATCCCATGTTCACATGGGGCTTAAAGACAGCAGGGCATCACTAATACTGCAAAGTAGGACAACACTTAATGCCATAGACTTATGACTTCTGTGTAATTCACATACACAGACGTCACAGCAGTGACGGTGCATGAGCATGCAACTCTTCTCAGGTGAGAAACACTTAAAGCTTCTTACAAATGTTTAACTCTTCAGTGTCACAGCAGggcaataaaataaagataactTATAATGTAAAAATCATGACAAAAGTCTTGTTCTGTAACTTTTTAATGCTTGCAGCAGGGATGTTATTTTGTGCTCTTGTGCTGAAGATCAAATAGTTCAATATTTATATCCTCTACATGTCTATTTCCCTTTCAGTGTAAGTCAAACACATCAAGAATAGTTTCTTATTGTTTGTATCACTTGCATCTCTGCATACATGTCTccttttagattttatttcaaaGTTCTGGTTAAGACTTTCTGTTTCTAGCTGCATTTTACAATCTTTAAGTTATAAGAGTGCTGACACATATGCTTTGCAgtaatgttgttgtttatggTATTCCTGACACAAAAGCCTTCCGGGGAACCGTTGAGATAATGAGAAGGatgcagagaggcagagcaaGAAGGACACAAAGAAATGTGAAACGCTGGTTTCAGCAGTTTCTGACTGAACAACAGACTCAAAGAGGATGCCGTTTACGTTCAAATTACAGGCACAGTCGCTCATATAACTGCTGctacaaataaacaaagcaaaagtTAGAATTACAATACACACAGCGGCAGAAATTAAGACATCAGTTTAAACTCACACAGGATCCGTGATGTGTTTTCCTTTATCATGGCAGCTTTAAACTCACTTTTACTgatgactgaatgaataaataaacggTCTGATTACATGTTGGTGGAAACATTCAGAGTGTGAAGGTGAGGGAGGAAGACGAACTGCATTAAACAGGACATCAATATAGTGAAGTTGAAAATCAGCATGATAGTCTTGTAATTATTACCTAAATTCATCAAACTGTTACAAACGAAGACATTTTATGCAGCAGGTCATCAAAATCATTTCAGTTTCTTTTGAAGCTCAGcagacatgtaaataacatgtaaataacatgtaaataacatgtaGATAACATGTAGATAACATGTAGATAACATGTagataacatgtaaataacatgtaaaaaacatgtaaaactgtttttatcattttttcagATGTACTTGTTATCATTAGTTAATAACgctttcttgttttttactgttttactggtcctgtcttctgtgtttgtggattaaatttcttttcttttgcatttaAGCAAAACTTGTTTGAACACAAAACTAAATCTTGGTTAATCATCATTTCTCTCTAAATAAGAATGAATGAGTACATTCTCTGCTTATTATCTGTATAAACCAATTTTGCAAAACTatgagattttttaaaacacttgtttgtttcattggtgtatttttttttaagtcaattTAAGAGCTACTGACAGAACACCTTTATCAGTCATCAGAGCTCTGCACCACAATCTCAACCTTAATCTTAAAACTCTTTTCTCTATTGaatttcatctttattttgctgttgtgcTTTAGGTTGCTGGGTAAAGAAGACTGACTTTTTTCTCAGAAGTGATACTTTGCACAGTGTGCGTGAGTGGCCCCAGCAGATCAGCCAGACTTAATGCTTCTTCTAAGTTTACATGCAGGCAGAGAGGAGAATTTAGTGGTGAGAGGTGATGTAACACTGGTAAACCTCACCCTGATGGATTACTGGTATTTAGATTGTGGCCAGGTTAAAGCTGTCACTATTTCTCAAACCTCAGTTACACAACC
Coding sequences within:
- the LOC137180515 gene encoding endoplasmic reticulum resident protein 27, which encodes MLLTLCFSLLVSSVFATETDGALPRLTDTNAAEAFIDSAEVVVIAFLEGEESHGYKEIVAAAKVVDSVPVAICTEKEVWADYSVDSDTITIFRKADNHQENLVLAEAKKLESEGLVNFITINEVRYLTEYNQVTAVGLFSSEVKSHLLLFANRGSKEYTDLKEQLAALAPEFTGKFLFVLINGAVKSNFKSLGYFGLKSKDLPRVGIYDSASDMKWLLPEGEISAERVREFCQSFLRGELKEVKQAGAEAKTEL